The Neoarius graeffei isolate fNeoGra1 chromosome 1, fNeoGra1.pri, whole genome shotgun sequence region gcaggttaggttaactggtgactctaaattgaccgtaggtgtgaatggttgtctattgcctcttttccaccaaatcagttccagggctggttcggggccagtgctggtgctggttcacaactcgttcaacttgcgagccagctgagaaccagtttgcttttccatagctcgtggtgataaaggaagccacgtcattacgtcgcggtatacgtcagttacatcgctacgtttgcataaaccttagcgcgaatattggagcaaaaacaacacggaagcagcagcaacaacaacaataataatggatgacttcgcgtttgtacagctgctgcttctcgtcgcttaaaaatggcgatctttcgcggtcttgttattgttgttggtcttaacaactccgccccccccccgctgacataagcggttctttcctctggcccagcagagagttggtgctagcctggaaccagtttttctggccccagagccagttctttgtcagtggaaacagaaaacccggttccaaactaagcactggccccgaaccagccctggaactgctttggtggaaaaggggcatatgtgtcagccctgtgatgacctggcgacttgtccagggtgtaccccgcctttcgtctgtagtcagctgggataggctccagcttgcctgcgaccctgtagaacacgataaagtggctagagataatgagatgagatgagatggtgttcaataattctgtgtgtgtgtgaggcctatCTTCTCTGATGGACACATGTATAACTCATCTCATGAGAACATCGATATCAGGCTATACCGTACATTGAAAtactaaagagaaaaaaaaagcaagcttCAACCTGACCGATGTATCCTCGTTTCTATGCCTTTTTTGTCTGCCTTGATTGCACGGTCATCTTGGATGGTCCACCTGCTCTTATCCAATTAATATTCAATGCCATGCCCTTTCTTCTCTGTGCTTATTGTAACCATACTGAAGGAGTGTACAGCACTACATCACACAGTTATGAATTAGATGTTTAGGGATCTGCTCCACTGAAAATCGCCCACAAATAAAAAGATTTACTACTTACTCAGCAGCAGCTTGTGTAACAGTGTACCTGAATGCTGACAAAAAGCTAACAAGGGAGTAATTTCAAAAGATAAATGCAAATGCCATGTGGTGAAATTTACTCTGGAGGTCTGCAACTTGTCTCGCTGTCTTTTTAGTGCTCCTTCTCGTTTTCCTGCTTTCTTAAACTTCTCTGCAGTTCGAAGTTTTCTTGTAAGGTGCTGCTAACATGCATCTCACAGCTCATACACACAGTTCTGCACATGCTCACATGCTCATGCACACAaatgtgcacaccctccagaatcCTCACAATTAGCATTCTCTGGAAATAAAGGTGTAAACAAGGGACTCAAGGAGAGAAATAGGAGAAAATGAAATGCGGATGCTGGAAAACAAGTGTAACAGTGTAAAAGAAAATCCCAAGCCCTATTTCACAAGCTGAGAAATGGCTACATACGTGCATCACATGTGTAACAACTCCATCTGACTATGATAGTTCACTCGTATTCCGAAGATAAAATACTGCCTCCTACAGTGGCCAAATCTCAAACAATAGCACCAATAATTATATATTGATCTGAAAAAATATCAGCGCAACACCACAAATGGCCAAAAATACAGTGTTGTTTTACACAGGAGCAAAACAGGTAAGAAGGTGTTTGAGCTTTTCTATGAGATGTTAAGAAATTTGCTAAAACAGTGCTATCATGGCCAACATTGCACTTGTTGATAAACAATCAGGCTTTGCcactgatttacagtggtgcttgaaagtttgtgaaccctttggaattttctatatttctgcataaatgtgacctaaaacatcatcagattttcacataagtcctaaaagtagataaagagaacccagttaaacaaatgagacaaaaatattatacctggtcatttattgattgaggaaaatgatccaatattacatatctatgagtggcaaaagtatgtgaacctttgctttgagcatctggtgtgacccccttgtgcagcaataactgcaactaaatgtttccagtaactgttgatcagtcctgcacactggcttggaggaattttagcccattcttccatacagaacagcttcaactctgggatgttggtgggtttccttacatgaactgctcgcttcaggtccttccacaacatttccattagattaaggtcaggactttgacttggccattccaaaacattaactttattcttctttaaccattctttggtagaacgacttgtgtgcttagggtcgttgtcttgctgcttgacccaccttttcttgagattcagttcatggacagatgtcctgacattttcctttagaattcgctggtataattcagaattcattgttccatcaatgatggcaagccgtcctggcccagatgtagcaaatcaggcccaaaccatgatactaccaccgccatgttgcacagatgggataaggttcttatgctgaaatgcagtgttttcctttctccaaacataacgcttctcatttaaaccaaaaagttctattttggtcccatctgtccacaaaacatttttccaatagccttctggcttgtccacgtgatctttagcaaactgcatacgagcagcaatgttctttttggagagcagtggctttctccttgcaaccctgccatgcacaccattgttgttcagtgttctcctgatgatggactcatgaacattaacattagccaatgtgagagagaccttcagttgcttagaagttaccctgggatcctttgtgacctcgccaactattacacgccttgctcttggagtgatctttgttggtcgaccactcctggagagggtaacaatggtcttgaatttcctccatttgtacacaatctgtctgactgtgaattggtggagtccaaactctttagagatggttttgtaaccttttccagcctgataagcatcaacaacaccttttctgaggtcctcagaaatctcctttgttcgtgccatgatacacttccacaaacatgtgttgtgaaggtcagactttgatagatccctgttcttgaaataaaacagggtgcccactcacacctgattgtcatcccattgactgaaaacacctgactctaatttcaccttcaaattaactgctaatcctagaggttcacatacttttgccactcatagataagtaatattggatcattttcctcaataaataaatgaccaagtataatatttttgtctcatttgtttaactgggttctctttatctacttttaggacttgggtgaaaatctgattatgttttaggtcatatttatgcagaaatatagaaaattctaaagggttcacaaactttcaagcaccactgtatatacacacacaagtagAAAGACACTGATGAAAAAGGGGAACAAATAAGACGAGAGATGATAGAAAGTAAGCAGGCTGGCACTTGTAACTTTCTTTCCATTGCCGGATCAATGTTGTTATTTTCTCAGATGTATTTTTGTATCTTGTGGCAGGAGTACACTATAGTACTTGGCACTACGAGGTTTAAAAACCAACATTCACGACACGGAACTGTTAAACACAAGCTTTTGCGCAGAAGGGAAGGACTTTGTAGTCGGACCTCGCGATATGCACAGAGAATTACAGAACACTTTAGATTTATTTATGTGTTAGTGAAAGAgggtttttcttttcttaaacAGTATTTCCAGAAATATAAATCTGTATAATAGTGGACATGGTGTGGCTGGTTTGTTGTTGTACTTCATGGAGCGCAAACAGGAAGAAGATATAGACTGGGGAAAGCGGTTATCCGGAGAGGATCCGCACACAATTGTAAACAAAAGTGTCAAAGACGTTTTAGTGAAGAATGCACATGACGGACTGGCTCTGCCATTGACAGAGTATGGGAGATGTTCAGTTATATcgggacagtgtgtgtattatCATTATGGCTGTGATGGACAGGACGACAGAGGCTGGGGTTGTGGATACCGGACTGTTCAGACCATCGGCTCTTGGCTCAATAATGTCTCTCACGGTGCAAAATCCAGACTTCCGCCAAGTCTCTCTGAAATCCAGCAAGCTCTAGTTACAGTAAGAGACAAGCCGGCCTCGTTTTTAGGCTCTAAAGAGTGGATAGGGACTTACGAGGCTGCTCTGGTCCTTGAGCAGCTCTATGATGTCCCCTGCCGGCTGGTGCACGCGCGCAGTGGGGGACCAGAGCTCGAGCAGGCGGCTCAGGACCTGCACCAACATTTCCTCACCCGCGGATCGCCAGTGATGATGGGTGGGGACAGGGACAACTCCTCCAAAGGCATTCTGGGTGTGTGCACTGGGAAAGAAGGAAGCTACCTGCTGGTAATGGATCCGCACTATTACGGTCCTGTCCCGGACAGGGAGTCGCTGCAGAGGAACGGCTGGGTGGCGTGGAGAAGAGTTCACTCTCTCGATCACAGCTCCTTCTATAACCTTTGTTTGCCACAAACATAACCATGATGTCCATTCCacttggcggcacagtggtgtaatggtaagcacggttgcctcaaagcaagaaagttccaggttcgaacccagcggccggcgagggcctttctgcgtggagtttgcatgttctctccgtgtctgcatgggtttcctccaggtgctccggtttcccccacagtccaaagacatgcagttaggttgatgtggggcggccttgggctgaggtgcccacctgacccctgactactccttgggtgctctggtgtggtgtgtgttcactgcttcacatgggttaaatgcagaggatgaatttcactgtacttgaagtgtgcatgtgacaaataaaggtttcttcttcttctatggcACAGTTTCCCAACCCTGGTCCAGGGACAATACTCAAATGGACAGGGGGTATTCCTAAACCAGGGTATGGAAAGTTTGTGCTCATGTTACCCAGCTTTTTGGGTTTCTAAATCGTTTGGCATAAATATTCATTCAGTTTCAATAAGCACGTCGTCCTGGTCAGGTGTCCTGGCAGCACAATGgtataagtggttagcacggtcgcctcacagcaagaagtttctgggttcgagcccagtgggggcctttctgtgtgaagtctgcatgttctccccgtgtctgcgtgggtttcctccgggggctctggtttcccccacagtccaaagacacgcggttaggttaatatgagacggccttgggctgaggtgcccttgagcgaggcacctaactcccaactgctccccgggtgctgttagcatggctgcccactgctctgggtatgtgtgtgtgctccttgttcactgcttcagatgggttaaattcagagaggaatttcacaagtgtgtgatgaataaagttgtgct contains the following coding sequences:
- the LOC132888774 gene encoding ufm1-specific protease 1-like, producing the protein MERKQEEDIDWGKRLSGEDPHTIVNKSVKDVLVKNAHDGLALPLTEYGRCSVISGQCVYYHYGCDGQDDRGWGCGYRTVQTIGSWLNNVSHGAKSRLPPSLSEIQQALVTVRDKPASFLGSKEWIGTYEAALVLEQLYDVPCRLVHARSGGPELEQAAQDLHQHFLTRGSPVMMGGDRDNSSKGILGVCTGKEGSYLLVMDPHYYGPVPDRESLQRNGWVAWRRVHSLDHSSFYNLCLPQT